A genome region from Cervus elaphus chromosome 18, mCerEla1.1, whole genome shotgun sequence includes the following:
- the CCDC71L gene encoding coiled-coil domain-containing protein 71L — MRRSVKRRRRRPPAAPAAAARGGGFRAGGGAGLEAREEKVVYSRSQLSLADSTKALGDAFKLFMPRSTEFMSSDAELWSFLCSLKHQFSPHILRSKDVYGYSSCRALVPDPPRGPAARGPTRRPAPSAAARRRRRGARAPAARRRKLPPPPPPVPEESCPVKPAAPEPCFGGRTLEEIWRAATPTLTTFPTIRVGGDVWGERSLAAARRRARQVLRVNLEPVVRLRRFPVPRA; from the coding sequence ATGCGGCGCAGCGTGAAGAGGCGGCGGCGCCGGCCCCCGGCGGCCCCGGCCGCGGCCGCCCGGGGCGGCGGCTTTAGGGCGGGAGGAGGGGCCGGTCTGGAGGCgcgggaggagaaggtggtgtACTCGCGGTCGCAACTGTCGCTGGCCGACAGCACCAAGGCACTGGGCGACGCCTTCAAGCTGTTCATGCCCCGCAGCACGGAGTTCATGAGCTCGGACGCGGAGCTCTGGAGCTTCCTCTGCAGCCTCAAGCACCAGTTCTCCCCGCACATCCTGCGCAGCAAGGACGTCTACGGCTACTCCTCTTGCCGGGCCCTCGTCCCCGACCCCCCGAGGGGCCCCGCCGCCCGCGGCCCGACGCGCAGGCCGGCCCCGAGCGCGGCGGCCAGGAGGAGGCGCCGCGGAGCCCGGGCGCCAGCCGCCCGCCGGAGGAAgctgccgccgcccccgccgccggtCCCCGAGGAGAGCTGCCCCGTCAAGCCCGCGGCCCCGGAGCCCTGCTTCGGGGGCCGCACCCTGGAGGAGATCTGGAGGGCGGCCACCCCGACGCTGACCACCTTCCCCACCATCCGCGTCGGCGGCGACGTGTGGGGCGAGCGCAGCCTGGCGGCGGCACGGCGTAGAGCGCGCCAAGTCCTGCGAGTGAACCTGGAACCCGTGGTGAGGCTCCGCCGCTTCCCGGTGCCCCGGGCGTGA